One window of the Rufibacter radiotolerans genome contains the following:
- a CDS encoding M16 family metallopeptidase, whose translation MIQFQEFTLENGLRCIVHEDPTTPLAVLNVLYNVGSRDEAETHTGFAHLFEHLMFSGSVNIPSYDEPLQQAGGENNAFTSPDITNYYLTVPAQNIETGFWLESDRMLNLAFSENGLEVQRKVVVEEFKQNYLNQPYGDVWLKLRPLAYQNHPYKWATIGKEISHIENAVMDDVRAFFKKHYSPANAILVVAGNITFARAKELTEKWFGPIPGGVRYERQLPVEPRQTQARLLEVEAEVPLTALYKTYHMPARTSPDYYAADLLSDVLGRGDSSRLYNELVKEQKLFNSISAFVTGSMEPGLLIIQGKLNVGVDPQAANAAVEAIVAKVRQEHISDEELQKVKNQAETSIVFSEIELLNRAMNLAVGKLMGNPNHVNEEGALVQAVTSLDIYNQAQEILRSDNCSTLIYRAVPGKETQEELEEVQDEI comes from the coding sequence ATGATCCAATTCCAAGAATTTACCTTAGAGAATGGCCTGCGCTGTATTGTGCACGAAGACCCTACCACACCGCTGGCGGTGCTCAACGTGCTCTATAATGTAGGCTCCCGCGATGAGGCCGAAACCCACACTGGGTTTGCGCACTTGTTTGAGCACCTTATGTTCAGCGGTTCGGTGAACATTCCTAGCTATGATGAGCCCCTGCAGCAGGCCGGTGGCGAGAACAACGCCTTCACCTCTCCAGATATCACCAACTACTACCTCACTGTGCCGGCCCAAAACATAGAGACCGGCTTCTGGCTGGAGTCTGACCGCATGCTTAACCTGGCATTCAGTGAGAACGGCCTGGAAGTGCAGCGCAAGGTGGTGGTAGAGGAATTCAAGCAGAACTACCTTAACCAGCCGTACGGCGATGTGTGGCTCAAACTTCGGCCGTTGGCCTACCAGAACCACCCGTACAAGTGGGCCACCATTGGCAAAGAAATCAGCCATATTGAGAATGCCGTGATGGATGACGTGCGGGCCTTCTTCAAGAAGCACTACTCCCCGGCCAACGCCATTCTGGTAGTGGCCGGCAACATCACCTTTGCCCGCGCCAAAGAGTTAACCGAAAAGTGGTTCGGTCCGATACCGGGTGGTGTCCGCTATGAGCGCCAGTTGCCCGTAGAGCCGCGCCAGACGCAGGCCCGTCTTTTAGAGGTGGAAGCCGAGGTGCCCCTCACCGCCCTTTACAAAACCTACCACATGCCCGCCCGCACCAGTCCCGACTATTATGCCGCTGACCTGCTGAGCGACGTGCTGGGCCGCGGCGATTCGTCCAGGCTGTACAATGAGCTGGTGAAAGAGCAGAAGCTGTTCAACTCCATCTCGGCGTTTGTGACCGGTTCCATGGAGCCTGGGCTGCTGATCATCCAGGGCAAACTGAACGTGGGCGTAGATCCGCAGGCCGCCAACGCCGCCGTAGAAGCCATTGTGGCCAAGGTACGCCAGGAACATATCTCAGACGAGGAACTGCAAAAGGTGAAAAACCAGGCCGAGACCTCTATTGTCTTCTCAGAGATTGAGCTCCTGAACCGCGCCATGAACCTGGCTGTGGGCAAACTGATGGGCAACCCTAACCACGTGAACGAGGAAGGCGCATTGGTACAGGCCGTCACCTCCTTAGACATCTACAACCAGGCGCAGGAAATCCTCAGGTCAGACAACTGCTCCACGTTGATTTACCGGGCCGTTCCCGGCAAAGAAACCCAGGAGGAACTGGAAGAAGTGCAGGACGAAATCTAA
- the ispF gene encoding 2-C-methyl-D-erythritol 2,4-cyclodiphosphate synthase has protein sequence MSFHIRTGFGYDVHQLQEGLDFWLGGIKVPHTHGALGHSDADVLTHVICDALLGAANLRDIGFHFSDKDPQYKGIDSKLLLRDVMKLIREKGYEVGNIDSTICLQEPKVNPHIPAMKSCLAQVMEISEDDLSIKATTTEQLGFVGKKEGVAAYATVLIYRK, from the coding sequence ATGAGCTTTCATATAAGAACCGGCTTCGGCTATGATGTGCACCAATTGCAGGAAGGGCTTGATTTCTGGCTGGGCGGTATCAAGGTGCCGCACACGCACGGGGCCCTGGGCCATTCAGACGCTGATGTTCTGACCCACGTGATCTGTGATGCCCTGCTGGGGGCCGCCAACCTGAGAGACATCGGGTTTCATTTCTCAGACAAAGACCCGCAGTACAAGGGCATTGACAGCAAGTTACTGCTGCGCGATGTGATGAAACTGATCCGGGAGAAGGGTTATGAAGTAGGCAACATTGACTCTACCATCTGCCTGCAGGAACCCAAGGTGAACCCGCACATACCGGCCATGAAAAGCTGCCTGGCCCAAGTGATGGAGATTTCGGAGGATGATCTTTCCATCAAGGCCACCACTACGGAGCAACTGGGTTTTGTGGGCAAGAAAGAAGGCGTGGCCGCGTATGCCACCGTGTTAATCTACCGGAAGTAA